The sequence GCTTGGCCACAGGCGGTTGTGGCTCGGGCGTGGCGGGTGCCAATGGAGTTTCGATGAGCTTGCGCAAACGGGGCTTGCGGGTGGCAAGTTCGCTGACAGCCTTGATGCGTTCCTGCAACTCAAGGCGCGCTGCAGCCCACTTTTGCTCTTCCATGGCACGCTTGTCCCGCAGCATTTTGCGGAATTCGCGTTCAGCGTCCGACATGTGCGCTACCTGGCCGTACTTCTTCACCACTTCGGCATACGCCTCGTCGCTGACCACACTCATCTGGTTGCGCACGTCGAACTTGAGGTGCTGCAAAAACTCGACAAGCGCCTCGTTCGAAATGTTGAACTCCTTGGCTACCTGGTATACGCGCCTTTTACTACTCAACGCCTCAGCACTCCTTGCCAGTGACATTCTTCGCAAAACCCTCGACCGTCTACTCGTTCAGCTCCTTGGTGACAGCTGCTACAATCTCCTCTGCCGTCTTCTGTCCAATGCCCCGGATGTTCATCAAACCCTGAATGTCAGATTCCAACACGTCCCTCACATTCTGCAGCCCTGCACTCATGAGCTTTCGCACCACCGACGGTCGCAATTCCGAAACGGTGGTCAACGGCCGATCTTTGAGCAACTCCATCTTGATGAGGTCTCTGTACTCGGACTCTTTCACAGGCTGTATATCATACCCCGTCAGCCGCGAAGCCAGGCGCCGGTTCTGACCACCTCTGCCAATCGCAAGCGAGATCTGGTCATCCGGCAGCATGGCGATGACCGTCTTGTTGTCCTCGTCCAGAATAATGCGAGAGGGCTTGGCCGGACTGAGCGCCCTACTGACGAAAATCTCTGGCTCGCTGCTCCAAGGGATGATGTCGATCTTTTCGTTGTTGAGCTCCTTGACGATCGACTGGATACGAATCCCTTTCATCCCTACGCACGCACCCACCGCATCAATCCTTTTGTCATTGGAATAGACGGCAATTTTCGTCCGCTCGCCGGGTTCCCGGGCCACAGCCTTGATCTCGATAATGCCGTCGGCGATTTCGGGCACTTCCAGCTCGAACAACCGGATCAGAAACTGCTCATCGGCGCGCGACACGATCACCTGGGGGCCCTTCGGGGTTTGCTCCACCCTCTTGACCACCGCCTTGATGGTCTCCCCGCGCCGATAGTGCTCGGTGGGGATTTGCTCAGAAGGCGGCATGAGCACTTCCGTGCGGTCCACGACGATGTAGACCCCCTCGCGCGCCGTCACCTGGCGGATATCGCCACTAACGATCTCTCCCACTCTCTGCGAGAATTCCTGATAGGTCGATTCCTTCTCCAGCTCGCGAAGCCGTTGCGTCAAGTTCTGACGCGCAGAAAGGATCAACCTGCGCCCAAAACTGCTCGGGTCAATGATCTCCACAAAATCGTCGCCAATCTCCAGGTCCGGCTCTACCTTTCGCGCCGATTCCAAGTCGATTTCGCAGGTCTCGTCGGTGACTTCTTCGACGATCTTTTTGTTCTGGTATATTTCGATCTCGCCTTTGTCAAAGTTTACAAAGATGTCAAAGTTGTCAGTCGTCCCGAAACGCTTCTTGATCATACCCATGAACACCGACTCGATGATTTCGGCCAGGACCTCCTTGTCGATGTTCCGTTCTTTTGCCATCTCCTTGAAGGCTTCGACTATTTCACTCTTCATGGTGCATGCGCCCTCTACAACTACTCCCTTCTAGTCCCAACCTACCATTTGGGTTGTACTTTGGCGAGACGAACAGTCTCCAAAGCCACTCTCTGAAGTTGTCCCGCACAATCGATGACGATGTATTCCGGGCCCACCTCCTGCAATACGCCGATCAAGACACGGGTTGCCTCGCCATCCTGAAACTCGACTTTCAGCGTACGACGCAGGTTGCGGCGAAAGTCGCGCTCTGTGCGTAGCGGCCAGTCCACGCCAGGCGAAGAAACCTCCAGCGTGTAGCTCCCGGGGATAGGGTCCTTCCGGTCCAACATATCCGAGATCTTCTGCGCCAAGCGGGCGCAGTGGTCGAGCGTGATACCCCCTTCCACGTCCACTAGCACCCGGAGCAGCTGGCGCCCCGGCCTTCCGCGAAGTGCTACATCGAGGAGGTCCACCTCTTCGTCCGCGAGCGCCTGCTCCACCAGGCGACGGATATCGTGCGTGTCGGCCATGTC is a genomic window of candidate division KSB1 bacterium containing:
- a CDS encoding ribosome maturation factor RimP, whose translation is MADTHDIRRLVEQALADEEVDLLDVALRGRPGRQLLRVLVDVEGGITLDHCARLAQKISDMLDRKDPIPGSYTLEVSSPGVDWPLRTERDFRRNLRRTLKVEFQDGEATRVLIGVLQEVGPEYIVIDCAGQLQRVALETVRLAKVQPKW
- the nusA gene encoding transcription termination factor NusA, with translation MKSEIVEAFKEMAKERNIDKEVLAEIIESVFMGMIKKRFGTTDNFDIFVNFDKGEIEIYQNKKIVEEVTDETCEIDLESARKVEPDLEIGDDFVEIIDPSSFGRRLILSARQNLTQRLRELEKESTYQEFSQRVGEIVSGDIRQVTAREGVYIVVDRTEVLMPPSEQIPTEHYRRGETIKAVVKRVEQTPKGPQVIVSRADEQFLIRLFELEVPEIADGIIEIKAVAREPGERTKIAVYSNDKRIDAVGACVGMKGIRIQSIVKELNNEKIDIIPWSSEPEIFVSRALSPAKPSRIILDEDNKTVIAMLPDDQISLAIGRGGQNRRLASRLTGYDIQPVKESEYRDLIKMELLKDRPLTTVSELRPSVVRKLMSAGLQNVRDVLESDIQGLMNIRGIGQKTAEEIVAAVTKELNE